The Synechocystis sp. PCC 7509 genome includes a window with the following:
- a CDS encoding glycosyltransferase family 4 protein yields the protein MPYQIYHLIAFLVSALVVIWTTPLVKTIGIKSGKVDAPGDRKVHQRPMVRLGGISIFLGSLIALLTVWWSGGFGILPPEIEWEIWGVTLGGLAFFAIGLADDLFNLSPFVRLLLQIIFATLAWVMGVHIDFLSIPAIGLVQMGWLSLPITVIWLVGMANAINWIDGLDGLAAGVSGIAAVVMLIVTLFMQQSAAALIAAALAGGALAFLRYNFNPAQIFMGDGGAYYMGFTLAGVGVIGLVKGTAVTAVLLPYLILAVPIVDMSTVILTRLRKGKSPFLADKSHLHHRLLQAGLSHRLTVLFIYALTLWVGSLALAFAGIPSGIAYALAATSLLSYASWHVWRHARQS from the coding sequence ATGCCTTATCAGATTTATCATCTTATTGCCTTTCTCGTCTCTGCCTTAGTAGTAATTTGGACTACACCGCTCGTCAAAACTATTGGGATTAAAAGCGGCAAAGTTGACGCACCAGGCGATCGCAAAGTTCATCAGCGCCCAATGGTGCGTTTGGGCGGAATATCAATCTTTTTAGGCTCTCTTATTGCCCTATTAACGGTTTGGTGGTCTGGTGGCTTTGGCATTCTCCCCCCAGAAATTGAGTGGGAAATCTGGGGAGTTACCCTCGGTGGACTAGCTTTTTTTGCGATCGGTTTAGCCGACGATTTATTTAACTTATCTCCTTTTGTGCGCCTGCTATTACAAATTATTTTTGCTACCTTAGCTTGGGTAATGGGCGTACATATTGATTTTCTCAGTATTCCTGCAATCGGGCTAGTCCAAATGGGCTGGCTGAGTTTACCCATTACCGTAATCTGGCTTGTAGGCATGGCAAATGCCATTAATTGGATTGATGGCTTAGATGGCTTGGCGGCGGGAGTATCGGGCATTGCGGCGGTAGTAATGCTGATTGTGACGCTATTTATGCAACAAAGCGCTGCGGCTTTAATTGCGGCGGCTTTGGCTGGGGGGGCGTTGGCGTTTTTGCGCTACAACTTTAATCCCGCACAGATTTTTATGGGCGATGGTGGAGCTTACTATATGGGCTTTACCTTGGCTGGAGTAGGTGTAATTGGCTTAGTTAAAGGTACAGCAGTAACGGCGGTACTACTACCTTACTTAATTTTGGCTGTGCCAATTGTAGATATGTCTACAGTAATTTTGACACGGCTAAGGAAAGGCAAATCGCCGTTTCTTGCTGATAAAAGTCACCTCCATCACCGATTGCTGCAAGCGGGTTTGTCCCATCGTTTAACGGTGTTATTTATTTACGCATTAACTTTGTGGGTTGGTAGTTTAGCCTTAGCCTTCGCTGGTATTCCTAGCGGTATTGCTTACGCTTTGGCTGCAACTTCTTTAC
- the glyA gene encoding serine hydroxymethyltransferase has translation MSLNNLDILAQTDSAIALLINEELQRQRDHLELIASENFTSSAVLAAQGSVLTNKYAEGLPGKRYYGGCEYVDKIEQIAIDRAKQLFGAAHANVQPHSGAQANFAVFLTLLEPGDTIMGMDLSHGGHLTHGSPVNVSGKWFKVCHYGVNPVTEQLDYDQIRELARQHRPKLLICGYSAYSRIIDFAKFREIADEVGAYLLADIAHIAGLVATGLHPNPIPHCHVVTTTTHKTLRGPRGGLILTGDEELGKKLDKSVFPGTQGGPLEHVIAGKAVAFGEALSKEFKVYSAQVIANAQTMATQLQTRGFKIVSNGTDNHLMLVDLRCIEMTGKEGDRLVSGVNITANKNTVPFDPQSPFVTSGLRLGTPAMTTRGMGTIEFTEIANIISDRLLNPQDETVAQDCRNRVAALCDRFPLYPHLTIPVAALV, from the coding sequence GTGAGCCTAAATAACTTAGATATTCTTGCCCAAACTGATAGTGCGATCGCGCTATTAATTAATGAAGAACTCCAACGTCAGCGAGACCATTTGGAGCTAATTGCTAGTGAAAACTTTACCTCATCGGCGGTACTTGCTGCCCAAGGTTCGGTACTAACAAACAAGTATGCCGAAGGACTACCAGGGAAGCGCTACTACGGCGGTTGTGAGTATGTAGATAAAATCGAACAAATAGCCATCGACCGTGCCAAACAGCTATTTGGGGCGGCTCATGCTAACGTCCAGCCTCATTCAGGAGCGCAAGCCAATTTTGCCGTCTTCCTGACGCTGCTAGAGCCTGGAGATACAATTATGGGCATGGACTTGTCCCACGGCGGACACCTGACTCATGGATCTCCAGTTAATGTATCTGGTAAGTGGTTTAAGGTCTGTCATTATGGCGTTAATCCAGTAACTGAGCAGCTAGATTACGACCAAATCCGGGAACTCGCACGGCAACATCGCCCCAAATTATTAATTTGCGGTTATTCAGCTTATTCCCGCATTATTGACTTTGCTAAGTTTAGAGAAATAGCTGATGAAGTAGGCGCTTATTTACTCGCCGATATTGCTCATATTGCGGGCTTAGTTGCTACGGGGCTTCATCCCAACCCCATCCCTCATTGCCATGTAGTTACGACTACTACCCATAAAACTTTGCGTGGGCCTAGAGGTGGTTTGATCTTGACTGGTGACGAAGAATTGGGCAAAAAGCTAGATAAATCTGTTTTCCCTGGAACTCAGGGAGGCCCTTTAGAACACGTTATTGCTGGTAAAGCTGTAGCTTTTGGCGAGGCGCTAAGTAAAGAGTTTAAAGTTTACTCGGCTCAAGTAATTGCCAATGCTCAAACCATGGCAACGCAATTACAAACAAGGGGCTTTAAAATTGTTTCCAACGGCACAGACAATCATTTGATGCTGGTAGATTTGCGCTGTATTGAGATGACCGGAAAAGAGGGCGATAGATTAGTTAGTGGTGTGAATATTACTGCCAATAAAAATACCGTTCCCTTCGATCCTCAGTCGCCTTTTGTAACTAGCGGCTTGCGCTTAGGTACGCCCGCCATGACAACTAGAGGCATGGGGACAATAGAATTTACAGAGATTGCTAATATAATTAGCGATCGCTTGCTTAATCCCCAAGATGAAACAGTAGCTCAAGATTGTCGAAATCGAGTAGCGGCATTATGCGATCGTTTTCCTTTGTATCCGCATCTGACAATTCCCGTAGCTGCCTTAGTTTAA